In a single window of the Jaculus jaculus isolate mJacJac1 chromosome 9, mJacJac1.mat.Y.cur, whole genome shotgun sequence genome:
- the LOC101615616 gene encoding telethonin, with protein sequence MATSELSCRVSEENQERREAFWAEWKDLTLSTRPEEGCSLHEEDTQRHETYHRQGQCQALVQRSPWLVMRLGILGRGLQEYQLPYQRVLPLPIFTPTKVGVAKEEREETPVQLRELLALETALGGQCMERQDVAEITKQLPPVVPVSKPGTLRRTLSRSMSQEAQRG encoded by the exons ATGGCCACTTCAGAGCTGAGCTGCCGCGTGTCGGAGGAGAACCAGGAACGCCGGGAAGCCTTTTGGGCGGAGTGGAAAGATCTGACTCTTTCTACCAGGCCGGAGGAAGG CTGTTCACTGCATGAGGAGGATACCCAGCGGCATGAGACCTACCACCGGCAGGGGCAGTGCCAGGCGCTGGTGCAGCGTTCACCCTGGCTGGTGATGCGCCTGGGCATCCTTGGTCGCGGGTTGCAAGAGTACCAATTACCCTACCAGCGGGTACTGCCGTTGCCCATCTTTACCCCCACCAAGGTGGGAGTCGCCAAGGAGGAGCGCGAGGAGACCCCTGTCCAGCTACGGGAGCTGCTGGCACTGGAGACAGCCCTGGGTGGTCAATGCATGGAGCGCCAGGATGTGGCCGAGATCACCAAGCAGCTTCCCCCTGTGGTGCCCGTCAGCAAGCCTGGGACCCTTCGTCGCACCCTGTCCCGCTCTATGTCCCAAGAAGCacaaagaggctga
- the Pnmt gene encoding phenylethanolamine N-methyltransferase produces MSRADPSVARAAAPVQEPGRAAVASAYQRFEPRAYLRNNYAPPRGDLSSPEGVGPWKLRCMAQTFATGEVSGRALIDIGSGPTIYQLLSACAHFEDITMTDFLEVNRQELRLWLREEPGAFDWSPYSQHVCLIEGKGESWREKERLLRARVKRVLPIDVHQPQPLGAATTAPLPADALVSAFCLEAVSPDLTSFQRALSHITTLLRPGGHLLLIGALEESWYLAGEARLAVVPVCEEEVREALVLGGYQVRDLRTYAMPAHLRTGVDDVKGIFFAWAQKRLGVEV; encoded by the exons ATGAGCCGGGCAGACCCGAGCGTCGCCCGGGCCGCGGCCCCTGTCCAGGAGCCTGGCCGGGCGGCGGTGGCCTCGGCCTACCAGCGCTTCGAGCCCCGCGCCTACCTGCGCAACAACTACGCGCCTCCTCGCGGGGACCTGAGCAGCCCCGAGGGCGTCGGGCCTTGGAAGCTACGCTGCATGGCACAGACTTTCGCCACTG GTGAGGTGTCTGGGCGTGCCCTCATTGACATTGGTTCGGGCCCCACCATATACCAGCTGCTTAGTGCCTGTGCCCACTTTGAGGATATCACCATGACAGATTTCCTGGAAGTCAACCGCCAGGAGCTGAGGCTCTGGCTGCGTGAGGAGCCTGGGGCCTTTGACTGGAGCCCCTATAGCCAGCACGTCTGCCTCATCGAGGGCAAGGG AGAGTCTTGGCGGGAGAAGGAGCGCCTGCTACGAGCCAGGGTGAAACGGGTCCTGCCCATCGACGTGCACCAGCCCCAGCCCCTGGGTGCTGCCACCACAGCACCCCTGCCAGCTGATGCCCTGGTATCTGCCTTTTGCCTGGAGGCTGTGAGCCCTGACCTCACCAGCTTCCAGAGGGCCCTGAGCCATATCACCACGCTGCTGAGGCCTGGAGGCCACCTTCTCCTCATTGGGGCCCTGGAGGAGTCATGGTACCTGGCTGGGGAGGCTAGGCTGGCAGTGGTGCCAGTGTGTGAAGAGGAGGTGAGAGAGGCCCTGGTACTTGGTGGTTACCAAGTCCGGGACCTTCGTACCTATGCCATGCCTGCCCATCTCCGCACAGGTGTAGATGATGTCAAGGGCATCTTCTTTGCCTGGGCACAGAAGAGGCTGGGGGTAGAGGTGTGA